One window of the Deltaproteobacteria bacterium genome contains the following:
- a CDS encoding TauD/TfdA family dioxygenase: MTLTITPTGATLGAIVTGVDLAKLNDAVWTDIERAFHTHAVLIFPGQHLNEAAQIGFGRRFGAIEHLVADREIVPISNQRPDGTVMNDDEVGMQLMRGNEGWHTDSSYMPLAAKASVLSARVVPSAGGQTEWADMRAAYDALDEVTKAHIATLSAYHSLYYSQGRIGHKAERGSSYGFHTGEPPLRPLVKVHPVTGRKSLFIGRHAYGIPGLAPEESERLLDSLVTFACQAPRTYSHAWQPGDVVVWDNRCVLHRARPFDYREARVMKHTRVSGDPASELVGHSDRIAS; the protein is encoded by the coding sequence ATGACACTTACGATTACTCCGACTGGAGCCACTCTCGGCGCCATCGTCACTGGTGTCGACCTCGCCAAACTCAATGACGCGGTCTGGACCGATATCGAACGTGCCTTCCATACCCATGCTGTGCTGATCTTTCCCGGCCAGCATCTCAACGAGGCCGCGCAGATCGGCTTCGGTCGCCGCTTCGGCGCTATCGAACATCTGGTGGCTGACCGTGAGATCGTGCCGATCAGTAATCAGCGCCCAGACGGCACAGTGATGAACGACGACGAGGTCGGCATGCAGCTCATGCGTGGCAACGAGGGCTGGCATACCGACAGCTCCTACATGCCCTTGGCGGCGAAGGCCTCTGTCTTATCGGCGCGCGTTGTTCCCTCGGCTGGCGGACAGACCGAGTGGGCAGACATGCGCGCCGCCTACGATGCGCTCGACGAGGTGACCAAAGCCCATATCGCTACGCTCTCAGCCTATCACTCACTGTACTATTCGCAGGGCCGCATCGGCCACAAGGCCGAGCGCGGATCGAGTTACGGCTTTCACACCGGCGAGCCGCCGCTGCGCCCCTTGGTGAAGGTGCATCCAGTGACGGGACGCAAGTCGCTCTTCATCGGTCGTCATGCCTATGGCATTCCCGGTCTTGCGCCTGAGGAGTCAGAAAGGCTCCTTGACAGTCTCGTCACGTTCGCGTGTCAGGCACCGCGAACGTACAGCCATGCCTGGCAGCCTGGTGATGTCGTGGTGTGGGACAACCGCTGTGTGTTGCACCGTGCCCGCCCGTTCGACTATCGCGAAGCACGGGTCATGAAGCACACCCGCGTGTCGGGCGATCCAGCCTCCGAGTTAGTCGGTCACAGCGATCGCATTGCGTCTTGA
- a CDS encoding MBL fold metallo-hydrolase — MNLRWKVGDATITKITEILYPEFDLIPAATPAVVRKVPWLFPHFVTPEGKLSVSIHSLVVATPGAKLVVDTCIGNGRDREPFSIMSNLSTSFLEDMSAAGYPPESIHYVLCTHLHLDHVGWNTRLVDGKWVPTFPKASYLMDKKDVALYGTIAENHKDAFMQMQRRTFADSVQPVFDAGLAKPVEGPAQVCDGVRLVPTPGHTPGHCSVLIESKGEKALITGDFMHHPIQFHDPALSISADEDNNAAIATRRRVFAEYADTPTLIIGTHFAGPTAGKLVRDGDGYRLHV, encoded by the coding sequence ATGAATCTGAGATGGAAAGTCGGCGACGCAACGATTACTAAAATCACGGAAATTCTCTACCCGGAATTCGACTTGATCCCTGCCGCGACGCCGGCGGTGGTCAGAAAAGTTCCGTGGTTATTCCCCCACTTCGTAACGCCGGAAGGGAAACTCAGCGTGAGCATTCATTCCCTGGTGGTTGCTACGCCTGGCGCGAAGCTGGTCGTCGACACCTGCATTGGCAATGGGCGCGATCGCGAGCCCTTTTCCATCATGAGCAACCTCTCCACCTCGTTCTTGGAAGACATGAGCGCGGCGGGCTATCCCCCAGAAAGCATTCATTACGTGCTGTGTACGCACTTACATCTCGATCATGTGGGGTGGAATACACGACTGGTCGATGGCAAGTGGGTTCCTACGTTCCCGAAGGCTTCCTATCTGATGGACAAAAAGGACGTCGCCCTCTACGGCACCATTGCCGAAAACCACAAAGACGCGTTCATGCAAATGCAACGCCGCACCTTCGCGGACTCGGTCCAGCCGGTGTTTGACGCTGGCCTGGCGAAACCGGTGGAAGGACCGGCACAAGTTTGTGATGGTGTCCGCCTCGTGCCGACCCCAGGGCATACTCCCGGTCACTGCTCGGTCCTGATTGAATCCAAAGGCGAGAAAGCCTTGATTACCGGCGATTTCATGCACCACCCGATCCAATTTCATGATCCCGCCTTGTCCATTTCCGCGGACGAGGACAACAATGCCGCCATCGCTACCCGTCGCCGGGTCTTCGCGGAATATGCGGATACGCCTACGCTGATTATTGGGACGCATTTTGCCGGTCCCACTGCGGGAAAGCTTGTGCGCGATGGCGACGGGTATCGGTTACATGTCTAA
- a CDS encoding LLM class flavin-dependent oxidoreductase, producing the protein MQVGYFTERPYRGLPEELILKNRAFFAVSNEHFDRDKAAADYHYYLDEYCYAEDLGFDVLALNEHHGNPICMGSVMNVEAAILAYRTKRARLVLIGNPLPVNKHPLRLAEELAEIDLISRGRLVTGWVRGAGSEQFFNNANPAYNRELFNEAHDFIIQAWTRPGPWRYEGKHFHYRHVNPWALPYQKPHPPMWIPGTLSPETVEWCAAHRYPYIGLGTPLVPTCDLWDFYADEAAKHGYQAGPENFGYMVATALGETEEKAQQAAAGFVYGGGQNAFSAAEFMMPPGYNSKTAIRTLAKTQTSAWLGISGEKIREQMQGAAAEIDYTEVRRKLQAALMRGQQNMQVIVGTPQTVIPKIKGIMSTLRVGIFIILSLQGPHSDDERRTSMRLFAEEVMPALKEHARALDLPDPFERTPGSVALHAGTKRAPVVDRSPLASLGFK; encoded by the coding sequence ATGCAAGTAGGATATTTTACCGAACGGCCGTATCGCGGGCTACCGGAAGAGCTTATTTTGAAAAACCGCGCGTTCTTCGCCGTCTCGAACGAGCATTTCGATCGCGACAAGGCGGCCGCTGACTACCACTACTACCTCGATGAATATTGCTACGCTGAGGACCTCGGCTTCGATGTCCTTGCCCTGAATGAGCATCACGGCAACCCGATCTGCATGGGGTCGGTGATGAACGTCGAGGCGGCCATTCTGGCTTATCGCACTAAGCGTGCCCGTCTGGTACTCATTGGCAATCCGCTGCCGGTCAACAAGCATCCGCTGCGGCTAGCCGAAGAGCTGGCCGAGATCGATTTGATCTCGCGTGGCCGACTGGTCACCGGCTGGGTGCGCGGCGCGGGCAGCGAGCAGTTCTTCAATAATGCCAATCCCGCGTACAATCGCGAGCTGTTCAACGAAGCGCACGACTTTATCATCCAGGCCTGGACGCGCCCCGGACCGTGGCGCTACGAGGGAAAGCATTTTCATTATCGCCACGTCAATCCGTGGGCGCTGCCCTACCAAAAACCCCATCCGCCTATGTGGATTCCTGGGACGCTTAGCCCCGAGACTGTCGAGTGGTGCGCCGCGCATCGCTATCCCTATATCGGGCTCGGCACACCGCTGGTGCCCACATGCGATCTGTGGGACTTCTACGCGGACGAAGCAGCCAAGCATGGCTATCAAGCCGGGCCGGAGAATTTCGGCTATATGGTTGCAACGGCCTTGGGAGAGACCGAGGAAAAAGCCCAGCAAGCCGCTGCGGGGTTCGTCTATGGCGGTGGGCAGAACGCGTTCTCGGCGGCGGAATTCATGATGCCGCCGGGCTACAACTCGAAAACCGCCATTCGCACCTTGGCGAAGACCCAGACCAGTGCGTGGCTCGGGATCAGCGGCGAGAAGATAAGGGAGCAGATGCAGGGCGCTGCTGCTGAGATCGATTACACCGAAGTCCGGCGCAAGCTGCAGGCGGCGTTGATGCGCGGTCAGCAAAACATGCAGGTGATCGTCGGCACCCCTCAGACCGTCATCCCCAAAATCAAGGGAATCATGAGCACGCTGCGCGTCGGCATCTTCATCATCCTGAGCCTCCAGGGGCCGCATAGTGATGACGAGCGACGCACCAGCATGCGCTTATTCGCGGAAGAGGTGATGCCGGCACTTAAGGAGCACGCGCGCGCGCTCGATCTGCCGGACCCGTTTGAGCGCACGCCCGGCTCGGTCGCATTGCATGCCGGGACCAAGCGTGCGCCCGTCGTGGATCGTAGCCCGCTGGCCTCGCTGGGTTTCAAATGA
- a CDS encoding NAD(P)/FAD-dependent oxidoreductase gives MMSIRIDPDTGRKIFNTRAASTMDDVVGRGYSVTQEESLKTLPPPPPGAVFNAEEQAKYLANKEARRGAADYMAMEGEFSKYLEDVYSAAPVPRDALTDECEILVVGGGFGGLLLWHKLSQAGFTDVRFCEKGGDVGGTWYWNRYPGIACDVESYSYFPLLEEMGYFPTMKFASGFEIFEYCQKMAQKFSFYDHCLFHTTVEKTMWDEAAGRWTVYTNRGDAMRARYLVYANGILTTPKLARIEGMETFQGESFHTSRWKYNIALEGKRVGIIGTGATAVQVIPELAKIAGQLHVFQRTPSTIDIRDQRETTPEEIDQWSHEPGWARARRVRFARISEGRTAIQANDDYLAGKVADFRERKQHETRLAPEELIQKQLNTSFRIMEQIRARVDTIVKDPKIAAALKPYYPYGCKRPTFHDEFLPAFNKPHVHLVDTAPMGVSQINAKGVVHDGVEYPLDVLIYATGFQWMASGLFEKTRGRDGRTIAETWAAEGTKTFLGLHVKDFPNLFVVTGPQGGGGSFNFTDAIDAHGDYLVWMLSTLRDRGETIVDLHRQPQEEYAQHCRQVDIMSASLRDCLSYYNGHGDAEPGSLAYYGGGRWHKFRLAAQDTLQPYCFGPAK, from the coding sequence ATGATGTCGATTAGAATTGACCCCGATACCGGACGAAAGATCTTCAACACCCGTGCCGCCAGTACGATGGATGATGTGGTAGGGAGAGGCTACTCAGTCACCCAGGAGGAGTCGCTCAAGACGCTGCCGCCGCCGCCGCCGGGCGCGGTGTTTAACGCCGAGGAGCAGGCGAAGTATCTCGCTAACAAGGAGGCTCGTCGGGGGGCTGCGGACTACATGGCGATGGAGGGCGAGTTTAGCAAATACCTTGAGGACGTGTACTCTGCGGCCCCAGTCCCTCGCGACGCCCTGACCGACGAATGCGAAATCCTTGTGGTGGGCGGCGGTTTCGGAGGTCTGTTGTTGTGGCACAAGCTGAGCCAAGCGGGATTCACCGACGTACGGTTCTGTGAGAAGGGCGGCGATGTCGGCGGGACCTGGTACTGGAACCGATATCCAGGGATTGCCTGTGACGTGGAGTCGTACAGTTATTTCCCTTTACTGGAGGAGATGGGCTATTTCCCGACGATGAAATTTGCGTCGGGGTTTGAGATCTTCGAGTATTGCCAGAAGATGGCCCAAAAATTTAGCTTCTACGACCACTGTCTGTTTCACACCACGGTCGAGAAGACCATGTGGGATGAAGCGGCTGGCCGTTGGACCGTGTACACGAACCGTGGCGACGCCATGCGGGCGCGGTACCTGGTCTACGCGAATGGGATTCTCACCACACCGAAGCTGGCCCGTATTGAGGGCATGGAGACGTTTCAGGGCGAGTCGTTTCACACCTCGCGCTGGAAGTACAATATCGCCTTGGAAGGGAAGCGAGTCGGCATCATTGGCACCGGGGCGACGGCGGTGCAAGTCATTCCGGAGCTGGCGAAGATCGCCGGCCAACTGCATGTGTTCCAGCGCACACCGTCGACGATTGATATCCGTGACCAGCGCGAAACGACGCCGGAGGAGATCGACCAGTGGTCCCATGAGCCAGGCTGGGCGCGAGCCCGCCGGGTGCGATTCGCCCGGATCTCCGAGGGCCGCACCGCGATCCAGGCCAACGACGACTACCTCGCTGGCAAGGTCGCTGATTTCCGAGAGCGCAAGCAGCACGAAACCCGACTAGCGCCTGAGGAGCTGATACAGAAGCAACTGAACACGAGTTTCCGGATCATGGAGCAGATCCGGGCGCGGGTTGACACTATCGTTAAAGATCCCAAGATCGCTGCGGCCCTGAAGCCGTATTACCCATACGGGTGCAAGCGGCCCACGTTCCACGACGAATTTCTGCCGGCGTTCAACAAGCCGCATGTCCATTTGGTGGACACGGCACCGATGGGCGTGAGCCAGATCAACGCAAAGGGGGTCGTGCACGATGGGGTTGAGTATCCCCTCGATGTGTTGATCTATGCGACGGGGTTCCAATGGATGGCAAGCGGCTTATTCGAGAAGACGAGAGGCCGCGACGGCCGCACCATCGCAGAGACGTGGGCTGCCGAGGGCACCAAGACCTTTCTCGGTCTCCACGTGAAAGACTTCCCGAACCTCTTCGTCGTCACTGGCCCTCAGGGCGGCGGTGGTAGTTTCAACTTCACTGACGCCATCGACGCGCATGGCGACTACCTTGTGTGGATGTTGTCAACCCTGCGTGACCGAGGCGAGACCATCGTCGACCTGCATCGCCAGCCGCAAGAGGAGTACGCCCAGCACTGCCGCCAGGTAGACATCATGAGTGCCTCACTGCGCGACTGTCTGTCGTATTACAACGGGCATGGAGACGCCGAGCCCGGAAGCCTTGCCTATTACGGCGGTGGCCGCTGGCACAAGTTCCGTCTCGCCGCACAGGACACCCTCCAGCCGTACTGTTTTGGCCCGGCAAAGTAA
- a CDS encoding OB-fold domain-containing protein, which produces MAEQQQRPLPAADELTRPFWDAARQHRLVVQQCSACGYFNHPPRTVCDACQSQTLAFVPVSGKGTVYTFSVMFQQNIAGFEQQVPYVNLLVELDEQPRLFMVANLPGSEREQVKIGGRVEVYFEDVNEEISLPMFRVIAE; this is translated from the coding sequence ATGGCGGAACAGCAACAACGACCTCTTCCGGCAGCCGACGAACTCACCCGTCCGTTCTGGGATGCCGCACGACAACACCGGCTTGTTGTCCAGCAGTGCAGCGCCTGCGGCTACTTCAATCACCCGCCGCGCACGGTGTGCGACGCCTGCCAATCCCAGACCCTCGCTTTCGTGCCGGTGAGCGGAAAGGGCACGGTCTATACCTTCTCGGTCATGTTCCAACAAAACATCGCTGGATTCGAGCAGCAGGTGCCGTATGTGAATCTGCTGGTGGAACTGGACGAGCAGCCGCGCTTGTTCATGGTGGCCAATCTCCCAGGCTCGGAGCGCGAGCAGGTCAAGATTGGCGGGCGAGTGGAAGTGTATTTCGAGGACGTAAACGAGGAGATTTCGTTGCCAATGTTTCGGGTCATTGCCGAATAA
- a CDS encoding PaaI family thioesterase, with protein MEEHLSVDSFSALLGLQVEEARVDFCRLRMPFRPDLRTTAEVVHGGAIASLIDTAAVVAVWSNVDADTTRGATASLTVNYLAASGREDLIANAQVIRRGRSVVFVDVDVFALRGERIAKGVVTYKLGRGGK; from the coding sequence ATGGAAGAGCACCTGAGCGTCGATTCGTTTTCCGCATTGTTGGGATTGCAGGTGGAAGAAGCCCGAGTGGACTTTTGCCGCCTGCGGATGCCGTTCCGACCGGACCTGCGCACGACTGCCGAGGTCGTGCATGGGGGCGCTATTGCCTCGCTGATCGATACGGCGGCGGTCGTAGCCGTGTGGTCCAATGTCGATGCCGATACCACCCGGGGAGCTACCGCGAGTCTGACAGTCAATTACTTAGCGGCGTCAGGGCGGGAGGACTTAATCGCCAACGCGCAGGTCATTCGTCGCGGTAGAAGCGTCGTCTTCGTGGATGTCGATGTCTTCGCCCTCCGAGGCGAGCGCATCGCCAAGGGTGTGGTCACCTACAAACTCGGACGCGGCGGGAAATAA
- a CDS encoding acyl-CoA dehydrogenase family protein — protein MELVLTEDQELLSKTAHDFVRQHSPLSRLRALRDAGDPVGFSPDLWKQMAELGWVGILVPEEYGGAGMGMADFVVVLEALGRTLAPEPFLSTVLLAGQLLAHAGSAAQKEASLPGLAAGERILTVAYQEARSRYDLQRVATKAERQGESWVLSGEKIQVLDGGAVEAFLVSARTAGEANDPNGITLFLVSRDTPGVSVTLQHRVDDRAAALVGLNGVKVSQAQVVGTVDGGYPMLSHVVDRATVGLCAEMLGGMSQIFEMTLEYLKTRVQFGTIIGTFQALKHRAAKLFMEIELARSTVMAAARAVDAGTADFTQLVCLAKARCSDAYVLAANEGVQMHGGIGMTDEHDAGFYLKRARAAEMTFGDASWHRQRWAQLQGY, from the coding sequence GTGGAACTCGTCCTTACCGAAGATCAAGAACTGTTAAGCAAAACCGCTCACGACTTCGTGCGTCAGCACTCGCCGCTGAGCCGTCTGCGCGCTTTACGCGACGCCGGTGACCCTGTGGGATTTTCTCCCGATCTGTGGAAGCAGATGGCGGAGCTGGGATGGGTGGGTATTTTGGTTCCCGAAGAATATGGCGGAGCAGGAATGGGCATGGCGGATTTCGTCGTCGTGCTGGAAGCGCTGGGCCGTACACTGGCTCCAGAGCCGTTTCTTTCTACTGTGTTGCTCGCCGGGCAGTTGCTCGCACACGCGGGGAGCGCCGCACAGAAGGAAGCCTCGCTGCCCGGCTTGGCTGCGGGTGAGCGGATTCTCACGGTGGCCTATCAAGAAGCGCGGAGTCGTTACGATCTGCAGCGGGTGGCAACGAAAGCGGAACGACAAGGCGAGAGCTGGGTGTTATCCGGCGAGAAGATTCAGGTGTTGGACGGCGGCGCTGTGGAGGCTTTCCTCGTGTCCGCGCGCACGGCGGGAGAAGCGAACGACCCCAACGGTATCACACTGTTTCTCGTCTCGCGCGATACCCCGGGGGTGAGTGTAACTCTTCAGCATCGCGTGGATGACCGTGCTGCTGCGTTAGTCGGCCTGAACGGGGTGAAGGTGAGTCAGGCGCAGGTTGTCGGCACGGTGGACGGCGGATATCCCATGCTCTCTCATGTGGTGGATCGCGCCACAGTAGGACTCTGTGCCGAAATGCTCGGCGGCATGAGTCAGATTTTCGAGATGACGCTGGAATATCTGAAAACGCGGGTGCAATTCGGTACCATCATCGGCACCTTCCAAGCGTTGAAGCATCGTGCCGCCAAGTTGTTCATGGAAATCGAACTGGCGCGGTCCACGGTGATGGCAGCGGCGCGCGCGGTGGATGCTGGCACGGCAGACTTTACCCAACTGGTCTGTCTCGCTAAAGCTCGCTGCTCCGATGCTTACGTCCTGGCAGCCAACGAAGGCGTACAAATGCACGGTGGCATTGGCATGACCGACGAGCACGATGCCGGCTTTTACCTCAAACGTGCCCGCGCCGCAGAGATGACCTTCGGGGATGCCTCGTGGCATCGCCAACGCTGGGCACAGTTGCAAGGGTATTAA
- a CDS encoding acyl-CoA dehydrogenase family protein, whose translation MVDLGQFRAETRQWLSDNAPVGVRGLTLAIGEGNWGGRRATYPNPNMKRWMEVMAARGWTAPEWPAQYSGGGLSKAEAKILREEMAALRLPEPLSGFGLTMIGPVLLQYGTEEQKREHIPKIVCGEIRWCQGYSEPGSGSDLASLQTKAVLHGDHYVINGQKVWTSYANYSDWMFMLVRTDPQAKKQEGITFILLDMTTPGVEAKPIKLISGSSPFCETFLTDVLVPAKNVISRVNDGWTVAKALLNHERTMIAAAFGGGGKKRTMRDWARDYVEFDGERLADDGLRQRIVQYEMDNLAFKLTADRSRDAAKAGRPPGPESSMFKIYGTELNQRRQELLLAITGPQALGWEGAGFTERELTLTRDWLRSRGNSIEGGTSEIQLNIIAKRVLGLPD comes from the coding sequence ATGGTCGATCTCGGACAATTTCGCGCGGAAACTCGTCAGTGGTTGTCGGACAATGCTCCAGTCGGGGTGAGAGGGCTCACTCTTGCTATCGGCGAGGGCAACTGGGGCGGGCGCAGAGCGACCTACCCGAATCCCAACATGAAACGCTGGATGGAGGTCATGGCCGCGCGTGGCTGGACAGCGCCGGAATGGCCCGCGCAATATAGCGGCGGCGGGTTGTCGAAAGCCGAAGCGAAGATCCTTCGAGAAGAGATGGCGGCCCTGCGCTTGCCCGAGCCGCTCTCCGGGTTCGGGCTGACCATGATCGGCCCTGTGCTCCTGCAATATGGCACGGAAGAGCAGAAACGCGAGCATATCCCCAAGATTGTCTGCGGCGAGATTCGCTGGTGTCAGGGGTATTCCGAGCCCGGCTCGGGCAGCGACCTGGCTTCTCTTCAGACCAAAGCCGTGCTGCACGGCGATCATTACGTCATCAACGGTCAGAAGGTCTGGACCTCCTACGCGAACTACTCCGACTGGATGTTCATGCTGGTCCGCACCGACCCGCAAGCCAAAAAGCAGGAAGGCATCACTTTTATCTTGCTGGACATGACGACCCCGGGAGTGGAGGCCAAGCCGATTAAGCTCATCAGCGGCTCTTCGCCTTTTTGCGAAACCTTCCTGACCGATGTGCTCGTGCCGGCCAAGAATGTGATCAGCCGGGTGAATGACGGGTGGACCGTGGCCAAAGCCCTGTTGAACCACGAGCGCACGATGATTGCCGCCGCGTTTGGCGGTGGAGGGAAAAAGCGCACCATGCGCGACTGGGCGCGCGACTACGTCGAGTTCGACGGCGAACGCCTTGCCGACGATGGGCTGCGCCAACGCATCGTGCAGTATGAGATGGATAACCTCGCGTTCAAACTGACGGCGGATCGTTCCCGCGATGCCGCCAAGGCAGGTCGCCCGCCTGGTCCGGAAAGCTCGATGTTCAAGATTTACGGGACAGAACTGAACCAGCGTCGTCAGGAACTGTTGCTGGCGATTACCGGTCCGCAGGCGCTGGGCTGGGAAGGTGCCGGCTTTACCGAACGCGAACTGACGCTGACCCGCGATTGGCTGCGCTCACGTGGCAACAGCATCGAAGGCGGCACCAGCGAGATTCAGCTCAATATCATTGCCAAGCGGGTGCTGGGGCTGCCGGACTAG
- a CDS encoding LLM class flavin-dependent oxidoreductase, whose product MKFGLLYEMETPRPWHALSEYNIYWEALAQIELADRLGFDYVWEVEHHFLEEYSHSPAPEVFYGAVTQRTKNIRIAHGVRLLPFNFNHPIKIAEQAAVLDIMSNGRVDIGTGRSTTAQELDGFGVNYDRTRDEVREALEIIVKAWTEDILEYDGKLMKVPPRRVVPKPIQKPHPPMWMACVAPDSYEMAGNRGLGVLSFNFNWEQVQQAMATYRQACTHRTDVIPKVINENFAGVAIVHVAENKEEEAIGLDGARWFLHNVAKLFEPLMVKNKLYSYEYLRNVFAMEADPKDATDAQLKEHHMVAVGNPDEVMRKLENFHRSGLSQVICFKQAGRIPHANIMRSIQRMGKYILPVFNPHKVIASVDAPVPVTLGQVVAK is encoded by the coding sequence ATGAAATTTGGTCTACTGTATGAAATGGAAACCCCGCGCCCCTGGCACGCGCTGAGCGAATATAACATCTACTGGGAAGCGCTGGCGCAAATCGAACTCGCGGATCGACTCGGTTTCGACTATGTCTGGGAGGTCGAGCACCACTTCCTGGAAGAATATTCCCATAGCCCGGCGCCGGAGGTGTTCTATGGCGCGGTGACCCAGCGCACCAAGAATATCCGTATCGCCCACGGCGTGCGGCTGTTGCCCTTCAATTTCAACCATCCCATCAAAATCGCCGAGCAGGCCGCTGTGCTCGACATCATGAGCAACGGGCGCGTCGATATCGGGACCGGGCGCTCGACCACCGCGCAGGAACTCGACGGCTTCGGCGTGAACTACGACCGCACCCGCGACGAAGTGCGCGAAGCGCTGGAAATTATCGTCAAAGCGTGGACGGAAGACATCCTCGAATACGACGGCAAGCTGATGAAAGTGCCGCCGCGCCGTGTGGTGCCCAAGCCGATCCAAAAGCCGCATCCTCCCATGTGGATGGCGTGCGTGGCTCCGGATAGCTATGAAATGGCCGGCAACCGTGGGCTCGGCGTGCTGAGTTTCAACTTCAATTGGGAACAGGTGCAACAAGCCATGGCCACGTATCGGCAAGCGTGCACGCACCGGACCGATGTGATTCCCAAAGTCATCAACGAGAATTTCGCCGGTGTGGCCATCGTGCACGTGGCGGAAAACAAAGAAGAAGAGGCGATCGGTCTGGACGGTGCCCGTTGGTTCCTGCACAACGTCGCCAAGCTGTTCGAGCCGCTCATGGTGAAGAATAAACTGTACTCCTACGAGTATCTGCGTAATGTATTCGCCATGGAGGCCGACCCGAAAGATGCGACCGATGCCCAGCTCAAAGAGCATCACATGGTGGCCGTGGGAAATCCCGACGAAGTGATGCGCAAGCTGGAAAACTTTCATCGCTCCGGCCTCAGCCAAGTGATCTGTTTCAAACAAGCCGGACGCATTCCGCACGCCAACATCATGCGTTCCATTCAACGCATGGGGAAATACATTCTTCCGGTTTTCAATCCCCATAAAGTCATCGCCAGTGTCGATGCTCCGGTCCCTGTGACCCTGGGGCAAGTGGTGGCGAAGTAG
- a CDS encoding LLM class flavin-dependent oxidoreductase, translated as MHIGYGAAFQNPGNALSDAEVYRNEVRLAELAEPLGFDSVWSIEHHFDDYTMCPDVLQFLSYMAGKTSRVKLGSMVVVLPWHDPVRVAEQISLLDHLSNGRFILGIGRGLARIEYEGFRLDQNEGRGRFVEYAELILKALETGYMEGGLVTNQPRRQIRPFPARSFKGRAYAAAVSPESMPIMAKLGVGVLVIPQKPWDAVKQDFAVYHKVWREVNGTEPPQPLSGGFFYVDENKDRAEERAMKWITAYYHTAMNHYEMTSEKFGTHKSYEFYSNVGKFIAKHGMDGAAADFAKLMPWGTPDQVLEKLQFMKDTIDMNGLMCNFSYAGMPFEEAEGSMRCFVKHVMPELRKWKTTPLLETPAPLTMPAPAKAA; from the coding sequence ATGCATATTGGTTACGGTGCAGCTTTTCAGAACCCCGGCAATGCCCTCTCGGACGCAGAGGTGTATCGCAACGAAGTCCGGCTCGCCGAACTCGCCGAGCCGCTTGGGTTCGATTCGGTGTGGTCGATCGAGCACCATTTTGACGACTACACGATGTGTCCGGATGTTCTGCAATTCTTGTCGTATATGGCGGGCAAGACCAGCCGCGTGAAACTCGGCTCGATGGTCGTCGTCCTCCCGTGGCACGATCCCGTCCGTGTGGCCGAGCAGATTTCGCTGCTCGATCATCTTTCCAACGGTCGTTTCATTCTCGGGATCGGGCGCGGTTTGGCGCGGATCGAGTACGAAGGTTTCCGCCTCGACCAGAACGAGGGGCGCGGCCGCTTCGTCGAATATGCCGAACTGATTCTGAAAGCGCTGGAGACCGGGTATATGGAAGGTGGCTTGGTCACCAACCAACCGCGCCGCCAGATTCGTCCGTTCCCAGCCCGCTCCTTCAAAGGTCGCGCTTACGCGGCAGCCGTGTCGCCGGAATCCATGCCGATCATGGCGAAACTCGGAGTCGGCGTGCTGGTGATTCCCCAGAAGCCGTGGGATGCGGTGAAGCAGGACTTCGCGGTCTACCATAAAGTCTGGCGCGAAGTGAACGGCACCGAGCCGCCTCAACCGTTGAGTGGTGGATTCTTCTACGTCGACGAAAATAAAGACCGCGCGGAAGAACGAGCCATGAAGTGGATCACCGCCTACTATCACACGGCGATGAACCACTACGAAATGACCTCCGAGAAATTCGGCACGCACAAGAGCTACGAGTTTTACAGCAACGTCGGCAAGTTCATCGCGAAACACGGCATGGACGGCGCGGCGGCTGACTTCGCCAAGCTGATGCCGTGGGGCACGCCGGACCAGGTGCTAGAGAAGCTGCAGTTCATGAAAGACACCATCGACATGAACGGCCTCATGTGCAACTTCAGCTACGCCGGGATGCCGTTCGAGGAAGCCGAAGGCAGCATGCGCTGCTTCGTGAAACACGTAATGCCGGAACTCAGGAAGTGGAAGACCACACCACTGCTCGAAACCCCGGCCCCGTTGACGATGCCCGCGCCCGCCAAGGCGGCGTAA